The nucleotide sequence CATAGGTTGTACCGGAATCCCTACATTAAACATCAAGGGTAAAATTTTATGCCACATTAATGTTGATGACCCTTctgtaataataatttgaatgcTGAATAAAAATAGCTTCCTCTAGCATCACACGAGTTGCATTGTTCCATACTTCTTTTGAATGCACTAGTAGTTAGAAATCTATATGCTGAACCACGTTATGTCATGTCCCTGTTAATGCTTTATGCTTCCTTGTACTGCTAAATTATATTTCAATCATCACAATGTTGAATTTTTGAACTGTAACATCTCATTAGCATACAtcatatattattgttttgcaggaaaagTATGAAGAAGCAAGTGTTGCACTTGCAGAAATGGAGAAGAGGGCAGTTATGGCTGAGTCTATGCTGGAAGCTACTTTGCAGTATCAGTCTGGCCAAACTAAACTGCAACCATCTCCACggtatgttaaaatatttgactCCTAAATGCATGTGAAcccccaattttttttgggtttagctTTAGATTTATTCTCTCTTCGAAGTTAAAATCACTACCAACATTCAGTATCTAGTAAGCACCACAAATAGTGGTTAAACCGTCCCCTAAACCTTAACATGGTTGAGTTCCCCAAAAATAAACACCGATTTCttctatttaataaaaatgtcaaaagttGCTGGAGAAATATCGGaaaggaaatgaaaaataactGCTCTATATTGTTTATGCTCAGAGCCCTCTATAGATGACCTTGACTTTTTGCCGTCTTGCTTTATAGATCTTCACAGCCAGAATCTCCCGGATCTAGAAACAATCAAGAGCCTACGACGGATACCCCTACCAGGAGGATAAGTTTGCTTTCTCGACCATTTGGACTTGGATGGGGTGATCGAAACAAGGTTTGTTTCAACAGCAAGATTCaatgatttattattataattgctAATGTTCTTTATTGTGGCTAAAAACCTTGTATGTGTTGACTTTGAATAGGGGAAACCTACTAATGTGGAAGAACCAGCTGTAGTAGAAAGTCCTGTAAGTCAACACGAGGGAAATGGCGTTAAAGTACAAGATGAGTTGGAAACAAGATAGTATCAATATTTCACTTTGCCTGCCCTTCCCCAGACGGTTTGAGGAGCAAGAAATCAGTTCCCTGTCTGTAATTTTGTTATAGGCGAACATATATTTTCCTATATTTCATTAATTGTTTGTTCTTTATTATGTCATAGGATAATAGTATTggattcatcaacaacaaaaaaaagaataatagtATTGGAAAGAAAGTGTACGAATTGTGATGCATCTCATCTTTATACAGATCATAATACTATGTGTTTTGCAcagattattatatataaaagtgagaaggaaaaagaaaatgagattcCTAAATATAATGGAAAAGTAAATTtagtggataattttttttaagggaaatgacaatgtaaagtaaaacaaaacaaattagtgAATGATAAAAGATAGTTTAATACGACAAAATAAATGGTATATAAAGTTTCTGTCCCATTGTCCATAAAATTTAATGCGTTAAAGAAATGTATAATTGgatggaatatatatatatatattaaaaaaaaaacttgttataCAATTATCTAAATAGgttattattttcataatattcATATTTGGGGGGCAAATTTCCTTATATTCGTAGTAGCTGAAATATAGTATTTAGAACATCCACAATGGTGGGTGCTTTACCTATTTAGCACTGGAATTAATAAGCTTCCTCATTGTGGAGAGAAAATATTTGGTGCTTATAGAGAAGGGTGGCTATATAagcaccctctctctctctttaatttTCGTAGGTCATATGTAAtaaattgtacaaaaattaataaactttGTTGAAATACAATGACAATGAGTTATTAATAGGATCCATTTTATGAGATGCTGGGTTGGAGAGATTAGTGCTTATTAAGTAATAGCattgaaaattttgtaaaaaaaaaaaaaaaaaagtaatatcattgaaaattaaaaaaatagatgatgTGTACATGGATGGCCCACTTAAGCACCCAAAATGGAGTGGTCTATTGTTGATGGTCTTATGtgcaacattaattaaatgtttattattatttttaaaactattatTGAGTTAACAAATTATTAATGACATTTACACTCAATTAGTCCACCTAAACATTGCCACATCACCAAAATTGACTTTAAAATAGGGTGGAGGGACtcgagaaaaattaaaattgggaTAGAAGGACCAAAACTTCATTTTTGTCTTAAaaaatagagggaccaaaaggCATTTAAgcataagtaaaaaaaaaaaaaatgacatgatgCTAAGAGCAACTCCAACGGGTCTGTTAGCTTGGAGTTCCTAGATGTGTggaattttgtttgtttaactTTAACTGTTGGGATCCGCCACATTGTAGTTCTCGTTACTTTCTGAAATAACCAAATTTTGACATGACATGTTACCATTTTATattagagttgtgttatttgaacaattcatataggtgacaacttttgtgacaaccaaaattttacaaaggaaatgaggtaccggcacaaaaaccaaagcaatagagagagaaagtaaaaaaataatgtcagtataaaagagaaagttgtcactaaagttgtaaaaaatggttgttcaaatatatttctctttatattaaagttaaaataaaagtaataacaTAGTGATTTCTTATAACGCAGCTAAAAATGAAAGTTAATAAATAGAGTAATAGACCTTCCATGTTGTATTTAGAATACTGATTTAGCTAGCAATAATACAACTACTGTGCATTTGTGCGAGCATGTACGAAAATAATTTCATTGTCTCCTCGGCTAATTCTGACCTTACCATCATTGAATCTGCAAAGGAAGAAATAGAAAGACCTTAAACCAGCATGCAAAATCTTACTATTTTGATCATTGTTTCAAGGATTAAGAGAGAACATTATTTCTTAGAAGATGTTGTTATCTTACAGAATCTCCAAGATGAACTTCTTGCCAAATTCCAGGGGATATCCAAATGGGCCACCAATTATGGCTGCATCATCCATTGTAACCTCGTACACTTTCGGGCTACTTTTTCTGTCAAGTAAcaagatgtaaaaaatattCAGTTCATCTCTGTTAATGTCTAAAACTAAAATCGCTGACCCCTTGCTGAAAGGCGTCAATAACCATAAAgcattcatataatatatgaagTTTTTCCTAACATACTAACCCAGGTTCTAGTTATTACTTCCAGATTCCTATCTTCATTTTCTACATTCCTTCATATTTATTGTGTTTGTAAGGACCCTCCCCTGAACATTAGCGAACTTTAAACAATGGAAACTTACACAAAAATTCCAGACATGGAGAACTTCAGCCCAAGCAAGATATTAACCACGTACTTTATTCGTCCATTCTTCTCGACAATCTGTAACACTCATTGTAATACACAAATTGTAAACGTGAGGCAGAACTTGTGGCAATTAAATTACATGCACAAGATGAACTTGATACCTGCTTTCCCATCAGACCATTGGCAGCATTCTCTAACCAACTATCCGTCACAGTCTGTAGAGAATAAGTTGTTTAcataccaaaaataaaacctaGTAAGATAATTGTTTACATTTAAATCATCTTCAAACAgtactccttaaaaaaattaatttcaaatgagaaaaacaaaattatcagTTGGAACTCTTCGTTTGTATTTCAAAATCTACCTGTGAATTCCATATCATCTGCCATTCGCCCTCTTCTAGTTCTGGATCTTCTTCCCCAGAATTCTTATTTAAGGAAATGAGTTTATCTATTGCCTGTTGGAATTAAGGATGTGAAAAATAGTGACATTGGAAATATTCCAGTTatgtttattgaaaaaaaagagCACCCTTACCTCTCGAACACCCACCCCCGATGAAATTGCTGTTAATAACTTTTGTCTGGGTTCAGTTTGCTTCTGCAGCACAAATGTGGTTCCCTGCACTATATATATGTTGCTGTTAAGTCTTGGAAacattgtttttataaaaatgctTTGATTTGATGTGCTAGACGAACTAGCATTTTAATTGAGGGGAGGAACAAAAGACTATAtattaagatgatgtttatattgGAAATGCCTAATCACCTTATTCCCTCTTGAGATGCGAAGGTTTCCTGAATGCGATAAGTATGTGGTGTCTAACCAACCCTTTGCTTCATCTCCGAGAAGCTTAAATGGAACTGGATATGGAACtttaaatggaagaaatttgaaagaaaaggcAGCTCTGTCAAACCTAAAAAGGATTCTTTTTCCATCTCCAATGGATGCTGCTGCCTATTTAAATTGAAGGACATGAGTATAAGAACAAGAACGAGAGCATCAAGGAAGTCTTTGTCCCACAAGATAGGGTCGGACATATAGatcaaacaacatcaattgactCTACCGAAAAACCAATCAATAGATCAGagaataaaatagtaaaatatatgAACAGCTATATGATATAAGGGTTTTTTGAATGACAAGCACAAACACAAACGGGAATTCAACTATCCTGATATACACGAAGAAAGCCAGAATGCTATCCATATTATATTAACTCTTGATTCTTTAGAAGCACATAGCAATTAAATGAGCTGTAATTTTTAACAATacttttaacaaatttttgaaGAGATAGCCAACCTTTGAATTTATGTGGCATGATTTATTTCACAATATTGACTAAGCCTCTTAAACTAAAAAGTTTACTAGTTTCAGTCTGTCTCGCgcagtattaaaaaaaaaaaaaatgaagtagaaTTTAACACAGAAGTGTGTATTAAATTTATGATAGCTCCAATTGAAGTTACTTAGTATTACCTCAACCTTGAGCTCACCGATGGCATCAGAAAATGACACAATATTGGTTACGCGTGGATCATTTGTTTGAAGATAAACCTCTTGAAATACACTAAAAAAATCAACCCCAACAAACGTTCTCTGAAAGAGCAATATAGAATACCATATTGAGTCATTAAGCATGTGTTGAACTATTGAACAGGTGAGTGATCCTTGTTGTGTTAGATAGGTATTATCAAGTTGGAAGTATATTTCTAAATTTATAGATGAGAAACATAGTATATGCAGCTTTCCATTAGAGATTTACTTTTCAGtgacataataataacaacctGAATGGGTGATGCTGTTCCAGGTCTTGTGGTGAAAATGAGCTGCCATCGACCCTCAATCAAACTTGAATTTGTCTGCAGAACAGAAGAGAATAGAGATTGACCATGTCATGAAAAAGGATAATAAAAAGTTAAACATAGAGAGCGAAATTGAAGACGAAGACGAACCGGATCAGACACACCCCCTATATGTTCTAGGACTTGAATAGCACGCTCAATAGCCTGAAAAGGAGATGGTAAAATTCAGGAAGGaacatatatattgatataaaattatgaaagtaagaaagagagagagagagagagacattGAGTTGTTGTGGAGAAGAAGAACGTCCACGTCCTTGGATGCCAACAAGAGCTTGGATGAGTGAGTTTTCAGATTCTTCGGTAACTATTGAAATTTGCTCAACTTTAGAACACCCAGCAGACACAAAGCGAGAATTTGAGGGATTGGGAGAAATAAAAGTTGAACAACGTGAACATGACTCAAATCCTATACTGTTTACATTCACAACTCTGAGAGTGAGAGCCATTGTTACAGAcagacagagagagagagagagagagagagagagagagagagttctCTGTTTTTCTGTTATGTTATGTGTGGCTGGCGCCAAGATTATGTCTGTCCCACTCTTGCCAATCATTCATCACACAATATCCAcatggattttatttttttagttgtttattGAGATTAATTTTGATTCTCCCTTTAAATTACTcattatataatatcataatgTAGAGGTAATAGTCAATTtttcccctgaaattgtaagtttcgtcaattatccctttaaaattaacaaaacttcaattaccccctgaaattgcataacgttaatcaatttacctctccgtcaaatttttctgttaactatttacggttatgatcaaataccccctgaaattttgcacttatgtagAAAATGCccaataaacttaaaaatttagattttttttcttactaaaaatcatacatttagttcttcaagtaatatattgtacctattgtcataaaaattctattcacaaaaaaatgaatgaatatatgccaaagaaatcatgagcaagataatttttttacaaaaaagataaaactaaaaaccaaatattaaaaagatatcAAACTGATTGAAATAAATCAAGACAAGAATGTCATAGTAGCAAAAAATTGATATCTATCACATAACTTTGTAGTACAGTGTGATTTACCGGCTTCATGCAGAAGGTCTATGACATAATCTATTTAACATGCTGCAGCTAATAGATATGACATTTCctgcattataaaaattatatcattaattaagttgcaaattcacaaacctaagccttgtttcttcttccttatgcagatattaacctatgaattttctttatggacACACAATTTTCAAAGACTTGCgtactttatgactgcatactctaacataattatcAACTTGCGTAAGAAAAAGtattctatatatgtatatatttcaaacacatgagagtaacataccttccataaagatttatatgaccaatagctacataaacatacattccataaagatttatatgatcaataattgttaattgtttgcctttaatatcttttgaatctaggataaaaaaatatataaatttttaagtttaggaggcattttgcacataagtgcaaaatttcaggggggatatttgatcataaccgtaaatagttaacagaaaaatttgacggagggggtaaattcaTTAACGTTATACAATTTCAAAGgaataattgaagttttgttaatttcaaggggtaattgacgaaacctacgattaggaaattgactatttactccatAATGTATCATTTGTTTCACTTTCAAAATAGACACTCAAATAATTGTAATGATTTTGATAATTGGTCGTGCATATCAATTAAATCCTTCTTTATTTAGCCTTGTTGTTATGCACCGTTTATCCGCAAAAGACACCGTTTATCCAcaacagaaataaaaataatggcATTTATTAGCACTTtccataaaacaaaacaaaaaaacttgttaCAAGTACAAATCATTCATTGTCGTTTAACCATGACTAATTTCATTCAGTTGGGCAAAAAAGATGGATTATCCTAGCCGGATTTTTTCTAAGGAGAAGTTGTTTTACAAATATATACTGTAACCGTTTTTCGTAAAGAATGCTTAATGAACACGCTGCCAACCAGTATTTCATctattgtctttttctttttaaaatgcaCCACCCTGAAGTAGGAGTTTCCTATGCACAAGCCATTTGTAAATCAAACTGTGGCACATTCTCACACAATGCTCAAAAGAAACATGATTGAAAACACGAAATGTAAAGCATGGCATTCAAATTAACTGACCCTTGCAAGTTGCAAGGATCTCATGACATAATTTCGTTCAGTTACATTATGACTTGAAAAAATGAAAGCCTAGAAGCTAGATAGAGATCCCCTCTAACTGAAGTTTGAATTGAAGCAGCAACAGTTATGCGTTCCCCAATCAGTTCGTAAGTTCAAAGATATTGCCATGTCTTTCCGATACCATATAATCACAAGATTTTATCATGAAATCTATTGTGGAATATGTAACCAGATATTTAACAATGGTGCATTTTCCACCCTTGACCTTTTAGCTCAAATAGTATCTGCAAACATAGTAAACAACGGTATATATAAGCCAGGATAGATAAAACAAAAGTGTAACAGGCTTGAGACAATTATCAACCGGATGACCAAGCGTTGCATGCAAAAAAGATCAAAGATCCTTCTATTCAACCTattcaaaagagaaaaacaattacCATCATAATCACatcctctgaagtagtttccaTGTACATCATTCGGCTCATCCTCCAGAAATACTGCTTTGAATCAAACTGGAGTTCAAGCTCCCAAACTACAAGAGCAATAACCAggtttcacatcaaattcagtATGACAGCTCCCTATATGTGTATCATGGTCATGCCAAGACTTCCATTCACTTGCACTTGCAAGGAAAATGTCACTACCACTTAACAATTCATGCTAAAAGTGACTTGGATTAATTTGTAAGTCTGAATTAATCTAACAAATACTACATTTAATCTATGGGAGCTTTCTCACTAGAAAGGACATTTATTCAGCAGTCTGTCAAATTCACCACGGGTTAAAAAATACTTCTGCCATCATCACATGGAATTAGCAAAACCTTTGTACAATCCAATAACCCAATCAAATTGACATAAAACAGGTATCTCGTATTTAAATGGTAATTCATGAATATCTAAGATTATTTTCTAAGAATAAGAAAAATTCATCAAGAGAAGGGAGTATAGTGAACAACAAAAGGGAGTATCGTGAACAACAAATAATATAACGAAAATTAATTTCATGCATTAACTAAAAGTAGAAAAAGTACACAGTAATCATTAGTTCTCCTTACAAATTCACAGGTTCTTTACATGCCACCGCATAGAATATTTTGACATACACTTTAATCCCTTGTACACAAAGGAACCTGCAAACTTAGGTACCTCTCCTACTATTTTCTACAGAGACTTAGCCAACCAAACCCATACCCCACCCCctgaaggaagaaaaagaaaagaaagacgAAGAAAGGAAACTCAGCTACAGTCGCATCTCTCAAACCAAGAGATGTGACGGTGAAGACAACCCTTCTCTTATCTTTCATTTAACCAAAccatacaattaaaaaaaaaaacaataaaagtaaaCTACTAATCTACGGGTCTGCAAATACCAACAATGTATTCATTTAAAAGCAGTAGAATTCGCTCACTAGCCTTTCCCCCAAAAGCCTACTTGAGGAACGGCTTCAGCTACTGAGCAACAGATAAATCATCATCTCTGGCAGTCTCTGAACTTTTCCCAACTATCTGATTCTTGCACTCATCCGTCTCACTCACTAAGCCATCTATACTTTCATTTGCTTCTTCATGGGTTTTCAATTCGTCATTTCTATCAATCATTTCATTCTCGCCACTCTCTTTTCGATTCACAAGTTCGTTTTCCTTGGCAAAACCTTCATCTGTCAAACATTGTTGTGTAGCTAATTCGTTCTTCTGCTTATCCTTCTCTTCCTtcacatcatcaaacataaaGCCACCTCCCAATTCATTGCTTTTAATCCCATCCTGATTTGAAACCACCTCACTTGGAACAGACTCTTCCATAAAAACATCATCTACaccttcagcttctgatactccATCATTGTCTAACTTAACAGCAACATTGGCCTCAATGTTTTCATTTCTCCCACTTTCCAGCATTGAATCAACCATGTCAACATTGTTCTCAATTCCCATGACAGGAACATCAGACCCCCCTTCACTTTCATTATCAGACCCATTCTCCACCACTTCCTCATTAACATCTTCAACCACAGCCTGGTTTTGCCTCTCAAGAAACAGCATCCTCCTTCGGAGATCGCCTAACTCCCTCTCCATTAAAAAAAGCCGCTCCCTCAATGTCAAATTCTCTTCCTCCAATTGTGCTATATGAGAATCTTGATCATCTACCCTATTCTCTAAGACATTATTATAGTCGCCACCTCCATAATTAGGGTATATCATCTCAAACCTGCTCAAATCTTGGTCCAACCTCCTTTCCACCTCCACATGTTCCTCGACATCACTCTCACTCGACCCACTACCACCATCctcctcatcttcatcatcatgaACATCTCTCAGCCTAATCAAACCCTTCATGGACCCGTATCCATCCACACCCCACTCTTCCTTCGCCATGTCTCCCAAAATCTCCCTCGAAGGAGACAAAATAGGTGTAGGCAACACGGCCGGAGTCACAGGACAAGGTGATACAAGCGATGCAATACCACCAGATTTCTTAGCACGAATAATAAAGGAAGTGGTATTCCTAGGAGCATAAGGAGCAAATCTAGCATTAAACTTCTTCTTAGGGTAAAACTTACGCGCTTTCAAACGATTCTGAGATTGTAACTCATGAAGAGTTGGTGGTTGGTAACCAACAATATTATTTGGAATACCCATGGAAATAGTCTGGTTGGGTTTATCCATTCTCCTAATATCTTTGCGCTTGTCGCTAACCTTCTTTCCCTTCcagttattgttattattacttCTTCCCGGCTTCAAATTAGGAAAATTATGTTTGATATTAGGGTTCTGAAATTTCATGTTAGGATCCAAAGGAAGCTGCTGTTGAGACCAAACCTTGTTATTATATCCACCACCGCCACGATTCTGGGTCATCAtcggaggaggaggaggaggaagctGTTGTTGATTCTgactcatcatcttcatctgtGGTTGGTGAGAGAGTAActgaggttgttgttgttgttgctgagattGGTTGTTGATTACCTGAGGCGGAGGATTCATCATCTGAGGATTCATCATCTGAGACTGGTTCATCTtgttcaaattcatcatcatctgAGATTGATCGTTCATCGTTACCACAAAACCCTACGTACAACAAAATTAACAACGATATCTTCAAATTTggttaaacaaaaattaattgcCGATCAGAAAATCTTGATCGGCAGCGAGCGAGGAAACcctaaattaagaaattaaagagAGTAGTTGTAAGGAAGGGTGAAATCGTGTATTGTATTGAGATTTCACAAAGGTATGaggttttgatttgattatttagTATTATCGATTGattcaaagaaagaaaagtgTGGTTATCGTTCGTTCGTTCGTTGGTTGAAAATGGatcttatttcttctttttgatttgattttgataattGATATGGTCACGCCAACCGAACAGAGTTATATACTCTCATGGGAATATATTGGGCGGCTAGATTTCCATGCAACAAACGAACGGTTTCGATTTTAGATGCGCGCATGTACACACGTCACTCGCTCCTTAAAActcgattttattttttttttttatatttttactttttttttttataatcaaaattaatcaaatatctttatcattatttattaattttgttacgtgCAGcaacttaacctaatttttttccgcTGATCCTTATCTTTATTTATCTACGTTTGCAGTagcttaacctaattttttcccacTTATTTGCTTTATTAAGTTTgtaattatttaacctaacaaatttcatctaaaaaaatgaattgcaccaatttcattcatatcctcttgcctttttttatggaaatattttctacaccaattttttttttggtacaattttctacaccaattttattatatacactttttttttttgcaattgaaatatttttctcatagttttaaaactcggtgaGGTGAGGTTACTGGGTcactgagtcattggtcgaaccgcatgactgaaccGGATTAAACCGATTGACTCGGTATTCAACTCAGcgtttataaataatattgtttattaTTAAACTAGACTAaaccttttgtcaaaaaaaaaaaaaactagactaAACCTGATGAATCAATgtctattatttttaaaaacctaaaaatgtcacaaatatttatttacattttaataaaacaaaacacataaaagtcaccttgcatatatttttttaagcaaaaatccACCTTGCATATAGTAGTATGTTTTGATTAAAtgcacattttattttatttttttccaaatgagattcacattattttagaattaatcctatcccaaaaaaaaaatatagtttagagttaaaaaaattaaaatagcagTAATTACTAATTGTACACGgcagagacttctattgcttcTTGAATTTTCAAAGAATAGTCAATATGTTTGGTTACAATTCCAAGAAATACACACCATTGTAAACAATAATCTCTCCAACTagtttacattaaaaaaaaatcatcaaacactTTCCCCATCTCTTTCTATCCTTTCCGCATGTGACCTTTCCCTTTCatattctacttttttttcttcttctacatCAATATGTATTGTTATCATGTCAAAGATGCAATTAAAATAGTGAAAGCATAAACCACTTAAGATGAAGATGTTTTCGTGTATCAAAACGTTTCTCCGTCCATCGTTTTCTTCTATTCTTCCGCTTCTTTTTCCCTTCCATCACTGACCCGGTCCGGTTCAAAAAAACCGGCGAGTCACCGGTTTTGGTCGGGTCATTCCGGTTCACGCCGGTTTAAAAGCATGGCCGATCCGTTAGCTAGCTCGAACCGCTTACCCCTCCGGTTCTTGGTCCAACCGGTTCGACCGGCCGGTCCGAGtcggtttttaaaactatgattttTCAACACCAATCTTAACGTTTAgggcttcaaatattttttttttttacacttttttttttaaaccaattgCATGCCTATCCTTATCCTTATTTCTTAATTTTAGTAGGTCTGTTAACACttaaacctaatttttccctcctcTTTTCCGATAATACTATTCCCAAAACCCTAACAATTTTACCCTATTTTCCCTCCTCTAATCCGCTAATATTTTTCCCTCCTCTTTTCCGcttatttctaaattttagtagGTCTGTCAACACttaaacctaatttttccctcctcTTTTCCGCTAATACTATTCCCAAAACCCTAACAATTTTTCCCTATTTTCCCTCCTCTAATCCGCTAATATTTTTCCCTCCTCTTTTCCGCTAATACTTATCCCAAAACCCTAACAATTTTTCCCTATTTTCCCTCCTCTAATCCGCTAATACTAATCCCAAAACCGAATAAATCAGATATGCAACAAATCAGATACGCAAAAAATCTCTCTCACGTTTCCtctacttcttcttcctcttctctcaATCTCAATCCGGTTTTCCCTTCACAAACTCACTCTCTCCCCTCCCTCTCTCGTGTGACTGCTTCATCCTCTCCAGCCAAGCCACGCCACGCCACGCCAACTTTCATTCCTCTCCCTCTTTGGTATGTATATTTTCCTCTCTTTCTCATATGTTTCTTTGATCGATGTAAATATCTCAATTCCTCTACTTCCTTTCATTGATTCACAATATCTCGAATTTAATTTTtctggtttttgtttttagggtttttaagGGGATAATCTTGATCCTTTGAGTTTGATTTTACATACCCACTGATCTTATTTGTAAATTTTGGGGGTAAAGGTCTTGATTTTGTGTCAATGTTATTTATAATCTAAAATTTGTGCACAGGCAAGTCTCATCCTTATTTCTTAATTTTAGTAGGTTTGTCAACACttaaacctaatttttccctcctcTTTTCCGCTAATACTATTCCCAAAACCCTAACAATTTTTCCCTATTTTCCCTCCTCTAATCCGCTGATATTTTTCCCTCCTCTAATCCGCTGATATTTATCCCAAAACCCTAACAATTTTTCCCTATTTTCCCTCCTCTAATCCGCTAATACTAATCCCAAAATCGAATAAATCAGATATGCAACAAATCAGATACTCAAAAAATCTCTCTCACGTTTCCtctacttcttcttcctcttctctcaATCTCAATCCGGTTTTCCCTTCACAAACTCGCTCTCTCCCCTCCCTCTCTCGTGTGACTGCTTCATCCTCTCCAGCCAAGCCAAGCCACGCCACGCCAGGCCAACTTTCAT is from Medicago truncatula cultivar Jemalong A17 chromosome 1, MtrunA17r5.0-ANR, whole genome shotgun sequence and encodes:
- the LOC11440755 gene encoding probable plastid-lipid-associated protein 12, chloroplastic isoform X2, with product MALTLRVVNVNSIGFESCSRCSTFISPNPSNSRFVSAGCSKVEQISIVTEESENSLIQALVGIQGRGRSSSPQQLNAIERAIQVLEHIGGVSDPTNSSLIEGRWQLIFTTRPGTASPIQAAASIGDGKRILFRFDRAAFSFKFLPFKVPYPVPFKLLGDEAKGWLDTTYLSHSGNLRISRGNKGTTFVLQKQTEPRQKLLTAISSGVGVREAIDKLISLNKNSGEEDPELEEGEWQMIWNSQTVTDSWLENAANGLMGKQIVEKNGRIKYVVNILLGLKFSMSGIFVKSSPKVYEVTMDDAAIIGGPFGYPLEFGKKFILEILFNDGKVRISRGDNEIIFVHARTNAQ
- the LOC11440755 gene encoding probable plastid-lipid-associated protein 12, chloroplastic isoform X1, with translation MALTLRVVNVNSIGFESCSRCSTFISPNPSNSRFVSAGCSKVEQISIVTEESENSLIQALVGIQGRGRSSSPQQLNAIERAIQVLEHIGGVSDPTNSSLIEGRWQLIFTTRPGTASPIQRTFVGVDFFSVFQEVYLQTNDPRVTNIVSFSDAIGELKVEAAASIGDGKRILFRFDRAAFSFKFLPFKVPYPVPFKLLGDEAKGWLDTTYLSHSGNLRISRGNKGTTFVLQKQTEPRQKLLTAISSGVGVREAIDKLISLNKNSGEEDPELEEGEWQMIWNSQTVTDSWLENAANGLMGKQIVEKNGRIKYVVNILLGLKFSMSGIFVKSSPKVYEVTMDDAAIIGGPFGYPLEFGKKFILEILFNDGKVRISRGDNEIIFVHARTNAQ
- the LOC11418639 gene encoding uncharacterized protein, which encodes MNDQSQMMMNLNKMNQSQMMNPQMMNPPPQVINNQSQQQQQQPQLLSHQPQMKMMSQNQQQLPPPPPPMMTQNRGGGGYNNKVWSQQQLPLDPNMKFQNPNIKHNFPNLKPGRSNNNNNWKGKKVSDKRKDIRRMDKPNQTISMGIPNNIVGYQPPTLHELQSQNRLKARKFYPKKKFNARFAPYAPRNTTSFIIRAKKSGGIASLVSPCPVTPAVLPTPILSPSREILGDMAKEEWGVDGYGSMKGLIRLRDVHDDEDEEDGGSGSSESDVEEHVEVERRLDQDLSRFEMIYPNYGGGDYNNVLENRVDDQDSHIAQLEEENLTLRERLFLMERELGDLRRRMLFLERQNQAVVEDVNEEVVENGSDNESEGGSDVPVMGIENNVDMVDSMLESGRNENIEANVAVKLDNDGVSEAEGVDDVFMEESVPSEVVSNQDGIKSNELGGGFMFDDVKEEKDKQKNELATQQCLTDEGFAKENELVNRKESGENEMIDRNDELKTHEEANESIDGLVSETDECKNQIVGKSSETARDDDLSVAQ